From Melitaea cinxia chromosome 23, ilMelCinx1.1, whole genome shotgun sequence, the proteins below share one genomic window:
- the LOC123664980 gene encoding uncharacterized protein LOC123664980 yields the protein MEQETIQDGEVEENIIITNINENLNSNEQLNSNDELTQHNEEEMIAENYNNITHKRRREEDESQDEWTEVVRRKQRLRSLREEMGWRFQRPFEVGLSYGVIKDIELDITEEDLIKSISCTTDVINVKRLQRKNKDDIGWSDCEKIRVGFKGSSLPTYIYIFDMKVRVEPYVFPVTQCSNCWRYGHTRKMCPSLKSYCPKCGGKHDSCDITVYRCINCNENHMALDRTCPVYIKERRIRDIMAEFNCSYRKAMDIYVPPSSPARYNESTLQNPTSISDNVALTSNAHPTTSYAHIASKNLPNTSQVVEENLSEQGPSLKKRRKNRRKSSYVEEAFTENNSDLDMQ from the exons ATGGAACAAGAAACAATTCAGGATGGCGAAGttgaagaaaatataataataacaaatataaatgaaaacttAAATTCGAATGAACAATTAAACTCAAATGATGAACTTACACAACATAATGAGGAGGAAATGATAGCAGAAAACTATAATAACATAACTCATAAAAGAAGACGAGAAGAAGATGAAAGCCAAGATGAATGGACCGAAGTCGTGCGGAGAAAACAGAGATTGAGATCGTTGAGAGAAG AAATGGGTTGGAGGTTTCAGCGACCCTTTGAGGTTGGTTTATCTTATGGGGTAATCAAAGACATTGAATTAGATATAACTGAAGAAGacttaataaaatctatttcatGTACCACCGACGTGATCAATGTAAAACGCCTTCAGAGGAAAAATAAAGACGATATAGGTTGGTCAGATTGCGAAAAGATTCGAGTAGGTTTCAAAGGTTCCTCATTGCctacttacatatacatttttgatatgaaagTAAGAGTAGAACCGTACGTTTTCCCCGTAACACAGTGTTCAAACTGTTGGAGATATGGACACACACGTAAAATGTGCCCGTCTCTAAAATCATATTGCCCAAAATGTGGGGGTAAGCACGACAGCTGTGACATCACAGTATACAGATGTATTAATTGCAATGAAAATCATATGGCTTTAGATAGGACATGCCCAGTCTATATAAAAGAACGAAGAATTCGTGATATCATGGCCGAATTTAATTGTTCGTATAGAAAAGCAATGGATATTTATGTTCCCCCTTCTTCGCCCGCACGCTATAACGAATCTACCTTACAAAATCCAACTTCTATATCTGATAATGTGGCACTTACCTCAAACGCTCATCCAACCACATCTTATGCGCATATAGCATCTAAAAACCTCCCAAATACAAGTCAAGTTGTGGAAGAGAACTTAAGCGAACAAGGACCGTCTTTAAAGAAGAGAAGAAAGAATCGTCGGAAATCCAGTTACGTAGAAGAGGCGTTTACAGAGAATAATAGTGATCTAGATATGCAGTAG